One genomic region from Helianthus annuus cultivar XRQ/B unplaced genomic scaffold, HanXRQr2.0-SUNRISE HanXRQChr00c195, whole genome shotgun sequence encodes:
- the LOC118489738 gene encoding uncharacterized protein LOC118489738 encodes MTDKGNDEAVPRVTEQMREVIAEEVGKAIENSLSGFNDKIQNTVLSVGDERIKKLEDNANLAKEKLGERKGCSYKEFMACKPPLYHGEVDPIVCQRWLSDLEGVFERTHCDTSDFVAYGTGQLMGQAKDWWDNKKKEIGSEEAKAMTWDEFKVPFLKHHSPKAVINRIKEEFIQLRQKGESIDKITGTFLDKLRFCDELVTTEEQKVYYYYNMLSAEYREFMTPSKYETLTEIINAAREREIELKKQIERDERRTQVVNPSPTKKARVNDSSKKQEGKSNSPSCKVCGKGHKGECRFKDKPCPICGKTGHTVALCPGKVSVCYKCYQPGHKKSECPELSGKREDKSAHTEAPKAKARSFQLTAVEAKTELDVVSEVEIGDNKNFLVCDICRGCKISIDDEEYPIDLIPMSMGEFQVVVGMDWLSRHNAKVMCFRKEIKLTSPSGKSIIIRGEKEGKPVMCSMIKAYKLMKHGCRAFMIYANEPNKGSLKIEDMPVVREYADVFPEDLPGIPPERE; translated from the exons aTGACGGATAAGGGAAATGACgaagcggtgccaagagtcaccgaacaaatgagagaagtgattgctgAAGAGGTAGGAAAAGCAATCGAGAACAGCTTGTCGGGTTTCAACGATAAAATCCAAAACACGGTGTTATCAGTGGGGGATGAAAGAataaagaaattggaggataatgcAAATTTAGCTAAGGAGAAGTTGGGAGAGCGTAAGGGTTGCTCGTACAAGGAATTTATGGCATGTAAACCACCACTCTATCACGGAGAAGTGGATCcgatagtgtgccaaagatggttGAGTGATCTTGAAGGGGTGTTCGAGAGAACCCACTGTGATACAAGTGACTTCGTAGCCTATGGCACGGGTCAACTGATGGGCcaagcaaaagactggtgggataataagaaaaaggaaattgGTAGCGAAGAAGCGAAGGCGATGACatgggacgagtttaaggtaccCTTCCTTAAACATCACAGTCCCAAAGCGGTCATCAATCGAATCAAAGAAGAATTTATCCAGCTTAGGCAGAAGGGCGAATCCATTGATAAGATCACGGGAACCTTTCTTGACAAATTAAGGTTTTGTGATGAATTGGTGACGACCGAAGAACAGAaggtgtattattattataatatgctaAGCGCAGAGTatcgggagtttatgactccctcAAAATACGAAACCCTCACCGAAATCATCAATGCCGCTCGGGAAAGAGAGATAGAGTTGAAGAAACAAATAGAGAGGGATGAAAGAAGGACGCAAGTGGTTAATCCAAGTCCTACGAAAAAGGCACGCGTAAATGACTCATCAAAGAAACAAGAAGGAAAAAGTAACTCGCCAAGCTGTAAAGTGTGCGGAAAGGGACACAAGGGTGAGTGTCGATTTAAGGACAAGCCATGTCCTATTTGTGGGAAGACAGGGCACACGGTTGCATTGTGCCCGGGGAAGGTGTCGGTATGCTACAAATGTTATCAGCCGGGTCACAAGAAATCCGAGTGCCCGGAATTGTCCGGAAAGAGGGAAGACAAGAGTGCGCACACCGAAGCACCGAAAGCAAAAGCTAGATCTTTCCAGTTAACGGCAGTGGAGGCGAAAACGGAGctcgatgtggtctcag AGGTAGAAATAGGTGACAACAAAAACTTCCTTGTATGTGATATATGTCGAGGTTGTAAGATAAGCATAGATGATGAGGAATACCCGATAGATTTAATTCCTATGTCCATGGGAGAGTTCCaagtagtggtcggaatggattggctatcccgacaTAATGCGAAAGTTATGTGTTTCCGCAAGGAGATAAAACTAACATCTCCAAGTGGGAAATCGATTATCATACGTGGCGAGAAGGAAGGAAAACCTGTTATGTGCTCAATGATAAAAGCTTACAAGCTCATGAAGCACGGATGTAGAgcattcatgatatacgca